In a genomic window of Telopea speciosissima isolate NSW1024214 ecotype Mountain lineage chromosome 5, Tspe_v1, whole genome shotgun sequence:
- the LOC122662526 gene encoding soluble inorganic pyrophosphatase 6, chloroplastic-like: MAAIRVIAAAGGALHQGNNTTSFLLKQPFLLRRPLTLSRSTKRLFTCRALHAPQFQIKEEGQPGTLDYRVFFVDNSGKQVSPWHDIPLQLGNGVFNFIVEIPKDTSAKMEVATDEPYTPIKQDMKKGKLRYYPYNINWNYGLLPQTWEDPSFANSEVEGTLGDNDPVDVVEIGGRQGKIGEILKVKPLATLAMIDEGELDWKIVAISLDDPKASLVNDINDVEKYFPGTLTAIRDWFRDYKIPDGKPANKFGLGNKAADKDYALKVITETNESWAKLVERSIPSGELSLM; the protein is encoded by the exons ATGGCGGCCATCAGAGTGATAGCTGCAGCAGGTGGAGCGCTTCATCAAGGTAACAACACCACTAGTTTCCTCCTGAAGCAGCCCTTCTTGTTAAGGCGTCCTCTCACTCTCAGCAGATCAACTAAGAGGCTCTTCACATGTAGAGCACTCCATGCTCCCCAATTTCAGATCAAAGAAGAGGGACAACCTGGAACCCTTGATTACAGAGTCTTCTTCGTCGACAATTCCGGCAAACAG GTTTCTCCTTGGCATGACATACCGTTACAATTGGGCAATGgtgtttttaattttattgttgAAATACCAAAAGACACAAGTGCAAAGATGGAGGTTGCTACTGATGAGCCATACACTCCAATAAAGCAGGACATGAAGAAAGGCAAACTTCGATACTATCC GTACAACATAAACTGGAATTACGGATTGCTTCCACAGACATGGGAGGACCCATCTTTCGCAAACTCTGAAGTTGAAGGGACACTAGGAGATAATGATCCCG TTGATGTTGTTGAGATTGGCGGACGCCAGGGAAAGATTGGTGAGATTCTCAAGGTCAAGCCCTTAGCTACTTTAGCCATGATTGATGAGGGGGAGCTTGACTGGAAAATAGTTGCAATCTCATTAGATGACCCAAAAGCTTCTCTTGTGAATGATATTAATGATGTTGAGAAATATTTCCCG GGCACTCTGACCGCTATTAGGGACTGGTTCAGAGACTACAAAATCCCAGATGGAAAACCTGCTAACAAGTTTGGTCTAGGCAACAAGGCAGCAGACAAG GATTATGCTCTTAAGGTCATCACTGAGACAAATGAATCTTGGGCTAAACTGGTCGAGAGATCGATTCCCTCTGGAGAACTTTCACTCATGTAA